The sequence TACCAGATCATATTAAATGGTTGCATTTAGGTGAtattaaacaagaattaattgttggctcaattcctaatactgtGACTCATGTCACTTTATTTGATGGATTTAATCTAAAATTAACACCAGGTATATTGCCAAATTGTCTTGAATCCTTGTATTTAGGTAATATTGGACAAGAATTTATGATTGGTTCCATTCCTAATACTGTGAAGAAAGTAAAAATTtctgaaaattttaaacacCAAATTGAACCTTTTgtttcaaaaaatgaaataataattaaattaggtTGAAGTTAAACAattccaataaaaaaaataaaaaaaaaataaaaaaaaaataaaaaaaaattaataattctcttttatacaaataaattttaaaactgatttaaaaaacttatttAAAATGTGAAGATGTAAGATTTTTAAGGTTggtattattgatattataatatattgttgtaaattgtttataaaatttattatttattttaatttattattttatttatttttaatttttattttattttatttttttaattaaaaaaaaaaactataagaataaaaataaaatgcaAAGAActtaatttgaattaaattatcaatttaataattttgttttttcatttggttcttgttgttgacgttgagaaataaaattattattattattattattactattactattgttgttgttattattattattattatcgaaAAGATCACTACGACcatcatcaatattattaattgaaatatcaACACCTTCATTGGCACTATATAACATTGGTTTAAATTCATGAGGATTTAAAGCTTTATGTTGTAATAGGATTTCacaaatttcatcatcagaaGTTTGATTAAAAGTAAAAGTATGAGATTTTACAAATCTTACAAAAACTGAACGATCTTGATACTTTTCATTGATAACatgatcaattaaatcttgatatttgaaaatatcgaaaatggtaatatttttaaattgtttaacGGTTGTATAGGAGAGGTGAGACATCATATTCTTGAAATCTAAATCAGAGAGTAAATTAACGTAGGCAATAAAGTACATTAGAGGGAAAAAGACATAGGTAAGGAAGAATTGAACGATTAGACTAATTGAACTAACCATATTTGTTCCAAATAAAAGATGAACGTTTAAACCGTTGCATGGCATATCGCCATATTGGTGGTTACGCCAGTAAACCCATACAAACTTTAGTCCCATAAATACAAGAATATTAACAAATAGGAAAATGGTTAAACGCACCTCATGTTTCTTTTCACCttcaatgaaaattttagaaGTGgctaaaatattttgaattctctttctctttaaatataataaataatccaaagttaaatataatatcacTTCTAATAAAAAgcaaataaatgaaattaataaaattaatccaGAATATTGATCACCTTGTAAACCAAATAGACTAACTGggaaatttaatgaatattttgaatCGGTATGgaaatattcatttaaacATTCTGGAACTCCTTCTATGAAACAATTATCTAAAGACATTGAATCCGTTGTACCATTTTTACCATTTCCAGAACATTCTACAATTGTCATTGTTGTAAATTCTTGATAAAATCCAACTTCCATAAAAACCATAAAACCTAATGTAATAATTCCAATAACTATAATTCTTACAATTGTAGGTTGAactgtttttaaataattattaaaatcaaatttgaattgatccattttttttttttttttttttttctctcctctccttttttattttatttttatataaatacaattattttttttttatttttatttttattttatgttttctttttttttttttttttttttttgaatatgctttttttttttttttttttttttctattaataaattttggtTTAGTTtaggggaaaaaaaaaataaataataattaaattaaataaaatttaattaaaaaaaaaaaatataattaaatttttatttttttttatttttccataATTCTGTAACctataaataaacttttttaatctCAATTACCACATGCAAGgttatgataaaaaaaatttaattcaaaaaaattaaaattttttttttttttaacactGGTTCCAAAAATTGACACTTGATGACGccaacatttttttttttcaaacaccAAACcacaaaactaaaaaaaatatctaaccCACTggttttttttcaaacaacTTTTCCAATTATAACGgacaaaaataatatcaatttgagctttgaaatgaaaaaaaataaaaaaataaaaaaaaaaataaaataaaaaaataaaaaaatttaaacattgttttttttatttgttatttatagtttattttatttttttttttttatattaatatcttacatattttttttttttttttttttaatttattaatttatctttttcattatgatcatcatcattactaccaataaatgattttgaaagttTTGATTCATTATAAAGCATTGGTTGAAAATCTTGtggatttgaaattttataagATAATAGaatttcaacaatttcaGAAATTGGTGTTTTGAAAAAGCTAAATGTATTCTTacgtaaaaataaaattaattttgaatcttTTGGATGTCTTTGAGGTATAGCAGaatcaatgattttattatatttatcaaaatcCAATACAGtgatttgtttaatttgtttaatacTTTCATGAGAGAGATGGTCAGTCATTTTCTTGAAATCCAAATctgataaataattaatccAACTACCAAGGAAAACCAATGGGAAAATTATATATGGAATTGAACTTGTGATTAAGGTTCCAATCGATGCAGATAAGGTGCCCAAGAAATTCACATTGTAAACATTACCATCACATTCGATATTACTATATTGGTTATCCCTATAAATGATCCAAATCACTTTTAAACCAATATAAATCAAACCTGAAACTGCAAAATAAATAGTTAACCTTTtttcaaactttttattaccatttaaaaatattttagattctgataaaatttgttgaattctCGTTCTCTTTAcccaattaaaataatgcATTccttgataaattaattgaattccaaggaataataaaactgcaaaaccaattaataatgaactATATTTATCAGTTGGCAAACCCAACATTGACACTGAAAAAGCTAAAGAATAATTTGAACCTGTATTAAATTGTTGATTAACGCatgttgtaaatttaaatccttcataaaaacaattttctaaagaatttgaacttgtaatactactactattatttttaattacaattGATGGTAATGTACATCCAACAATTTGCATTTTgtcaaaatttgaaaaaaatgtATATTCACCAACCATTAATAAtccaaaaccaattaaaattgttaataaaactctaattggttttggttgtgtaacatttaaataattattaaattcgaATGTAAATTGATCAttcatttctttattatttatttatatatatttaattaattaatttatttatttatttatatattaatttatttattaatttatttatttatttttttatttatttatttatttatttatttatttatttatttatttatttatttatttatttaattattaatttattaatataaaaaaaaaaaaaaaaaaaaaaaaaaaattttagatatgattgaagaaaaaaataattaaaaataaaaataaaaagaattttctttatttttatttataaaattggtGCAATTGTTGTGGAGTGTAACCttagataaaataaaatcattatttttagaatttttataataaaatttttggtCAAAGGCGtttggaataaaaaaaaataaaaaaaatgaaaaaaaaataaaaaataaaaaaaaaataaaaaaatgtctTTTCAGATGCCaccaccaattttttttttttttttttttttttttgagatttctattttttcaagtgtatttttaattcatcagAAAATCTCCTCATCTGGATTATTTACAGTTTTTATTTgtcatttttaaaagtttgaGTAactatttttcaaaaaaataggGGACATCTATaaaaattaactttttaatccaatctaaaaataacaaaaagaaaaaaaagactttaaattaaaagactCAAATCAATAATTCTCATTTaactactttttttttttcgaattTTTCGAATTTTTACCAGGATTTGGATTTTCGATACCAAagatatctttattttttaggaTGCCATcgcatttaatttaataagattatctttattattttttttttaatttaaatttaaaataaaaaaaaataaaaaaaaaaaaaaataaaaaaaaaaaaaagaaaaaaagaagaaaattgccattttttttttttttttttttttttttttttttttttttttttattattattattattattatttttataaatattgattttgaattaaattatcattaattctattttcatttaaaaaagtagatttaatattttttgtttgtattgatttaaattcatcagGTGAAGATTCTttatgtaataataaaatttcaacaatttcaGATGTTGAAGTTTTCCAAAATTTGAATGtattacattttaaaaataaaataaaatttttatcatttgaatatcttttttttaaagttgaatttaataatttattatatttatccatatcaaatatataaatttcattaattttttctaaactaatttttgaaagattttcagccaattttttaaattctaattctgataaataatttaaccaacccattaaaaaaacaccaggaataattaaataaccaATTGAACCCATTACTATACCTGAAATATAagaaaataaacttttttcaaattccAAGTAATATGTATCTCCTGAACATTCAATTTCACTATAAATATCGTATCTATTTAATAACCACATAATTTTAGAACAAATATAACCAATACCAGTAACTAATAGAAATATTgtaacttttttttcatttcttttatttccatcaattaaaattaaagaaccTGATAAAACATCTtgaattctttttctctttacACTTTGAAAATATTGTGCAGTTTGGAATGTACTTAAAAatgttataaataaaatcaccAATATTGTACCAATCAAACCATTATATTTATCAGATTTTCCACCAACATTAAATGCTAAAGAATAATTTGAACCtgtattataataattatttatacattttgttactaataaatcattattaaaacaattatcaatattcatttcatttgaatCTTTTTGATTTGGAAGTGAACAGCCAATTGCaacaaatttttcaaaacctTTAAAAAAACCGGCTTCAGTTAAAATCATTAAGATGACCCCAATCGCCATTTGAATATAGATTCTAAATGGTTTTGGttgacatttttttaaataactactaaattcaaatgaaaaatgattatccatttttttttttaaaataaataaataaataaaaaaataataataataatatataataattataataataataataataataataatattaataaaaaataataaaaagtattGATTTAagtgattattaaaaaaaaaaaaaaaaaaaaaaaaaaaaaaaaaaattctcttttacaaaaaaaaacaaaaaaaaaaaaaaaaaaaaaagaaaaaaaaattaaaaataaaaacaaaaataaaaaccaagGTTATAACATCATATATTATTGTAATGGAACTCGTTAAgggttgtttttttttttttttaatatcttttctttttgtaaCTCGCcataacattttatttttttttatttttatttttattatttttttaatttttcaatttttttttaacctaTTTATTTTGAGAATAAAAATCagatatttacaaaattttatttttaatcggtttttttttttttttttttggcatcaaaaaaaagaaaaacactggccgagtttttttttttttttttttcagtaaTCACCAAAAAcctataatattaatttaccaaaaaTGGCTGAGATTagtaaagaaaatgaagataattttatttttaaaatgaaagtATTATATAATCAAATGATTCACATACCATCAATGTTCAGTACATTAAAAACAGAGTTtcctcttttttttgaaactgATACTACAAATATAATTCATTTACCAATGACATTACAGAgcaaaattattcaaaagtGAATTTCTCttcgaaaattttttttaaaaatttaaagatataaaaacaaaatcctaaatatattatttttaaaaaaaaaaaaaaaaaaaaaaaaaaaaaaaaaaaaaaaaaaaaaaaaaaaaattaagattttaattgatataaaTAGACCAACAAGAGGATATTGttcaaaatttataaaaatgttaACTCAAACATTAGAAAGATTAGATAAAGAAGTTAATGAATCAATATTAGAgaaatttttagaaataatatCACCAATAACGCCACATcaaaatgatgatggtggtgataataatcaatcaGAAGATAAAACTGAATATTGTTGGAAATCATATTATATACAAAATAAATGgataactttaaaaaatgaaaatgcaTACAATTTAGTTGGTATGACAACATGGGGTGCAGCATATCAACTCTCTGATTTCATTCtatcaaatcaaaatttatttattaataaaaatatattagaaTTGGGTAGTGGTACAGGTTTAGTTGGTATAATCTTAGATTTCATtaaaccattaaaaaaagtCATCTTAACTGATTATTCtccaaaagttttaaaaaatttaaaatttaatatggAATTAAGtatgtgttttttttaaagtttatttgataataattaataataataatagtaataatttttttttaaaaaaaatgtttagataatttagaaattcaagattttattaatgatgatgatgatgataataataataatgtaaataaagaaaatgatgataaaattaatcagGTTAGAGTTTTAGATTGGGAGATCgaagatttaaatattttaaataattatagtggattaaatgattcaaatattatattagGTGCTGATATAGTTTATGAACCATCACTTTGTAAATACTTGGTATCAattttatactttttattaGAAAGAAATGAAAACTCTGTAGCATACATTTCTTCAACAATTAGAAACCAAtcaacattttcaatatttcaaaaagaattaaatcttaaaaatttaactGTAATTGATATAACAAAACAATTTGAGCAATCATCTCCAACTTCACCTTTTATTTATGATAGATCTCAAATtgtattatataaaatttatttagaaaagaaataaaaaataaaaataaaaataaaaaaaagtatgtgTTGATACATATGTAATATAGTTTTAATTAGTCTAtagaatatatatatacatgaattaattgtttttattatttatttttgtataaaaaaaaaagataaaatgaaaattctttttttttttttttttttttttttttttttaaaaaataagtaATGTCATCTTCTAAAGATTTATGTTGTTGAACTGAAACTAAATTTGGAGTACCTTTGAATGCTTCGTAAACTCTAATATGATCATAGCCATTATCAGTTTTAACTTTGATAAAGTAATTCATACCATTAACCAATTGTTTCTTATACGAGATTGCTTGGAATATTGAATAATTGGTACCTAGTTTCTTTTCAAGTTGTTCTTTAACTGTATTGGTAATTTCTTGAATCTCTGGTGTGGCATTAATTGGATGTGGGCTAATTCCTCCtgtcatcttttttttttttttttaaactattaatatttgaatactttaaaagttgttttttgattttaaatgttaactaaattaaaaaaaaaaaaaaaatttcttttaaataattaaaaaaatacaaattgctttgaattaatattttttttttttttttttaatttagtttttttattataaaaaaaaaaattaaaataaaattttaaaaaaattattataaaaatggtgaaaggggtatttaattttataattatgaCACCACACTCCCCCACTCacttttatatatattttttatttataaatgtatATATCAAAcaaaagtaattttttttttttaatatttcatttttaaaggtaaatttttttttttacatctCACttcatataaatttatttttttctatttttaaactttttttttttatttttttttttttttattttttattttttttcaaattacaaaaaaaaaccaaattctTGAATATCTTTAATCTCGATCAAAccatttaacattttttatttttattttgtattattttatattattttttttttttcgtaaaatgcaaatttaatttaatttatttttttttcatttctcaacatttcaaaaaaaaaaaaatcaatataaaaaaaaaaaaaaaaattaaaatcattttattaaaatacctttttaaatatctttacaataattattatctttataataattattatatttatctaAACatttccaaataataaaaaatataaaaataaaattaaaattaaaattaaaattaaaaaaaaaaacaaatatggATTGTATAAGtacatttgaaaataataataataataaaaataatttaagtgaaattattaaaaaaacagttgaatttgtaaaagaagaaattaattcataTAATGACCCATCACATGATTATAATCATATTGAACGTGTTTGGAAATTAGCAAAGAATATTGCAGAGAAAGAGAATTATGCAGACCCAAATAATAGTGAACGTCCAACTGAATTATTAGAATTGGCAGCATTATTACATGATGTGAAAGATcataaatatttgaaaaaggGTGAAGACGAAAATACATGTTCAAATACaatcatttcatttttaacttcaaataattatccATTAGAAAGTGCTCAAAAGATTGCACTCATAGTTAgtcaaatttcttttaaaaatgaattaggTAATTTTTCAACAACTCAACTTTTACTTGAATCTAAAATTGTACAAGATGCTGATAGATTAGATggtatgttattattattattattataattaaatttatttattaaatttaaaataattattaataattatttaatatttattattattattattattattattattattattattattattattattattattattattattattattatttattattatttagcaATTGGAGCAATTGGTATTGCAAGAAGTTTCTCATTTGGTGCAATAAAGAATAGACCATTCTATGGAGAGGGTActatgaaattaatgaattcaGATTTAAAAACAGTTGATATGTCACAagaacaatataaaaaacaaacaagtCCAACAATTGACCATTTTTATgagaaattatttaaattacaatcattattaaaaactgaAACTGGTAAAACAATGGGAATTCAAAGACATCAATTTATggttgattttataaaacaattcaataatgaattaaataatggattaaaaaaaaaaaaaaaaaaaaaaaaaaaaaaaaaaaaaatatagaattaatttatttatttatttatttttttatttttttgatgataatttgtaaataaaaataaaaatattaaaaaaaaaaaaagatatatatTTTAGCTTTGCGTAtctacttttaatttttttttttatatttattttttttttttttataaaaaagaaaatatttaaaatgaatttgCAATTTcagataaaattaatgaagatttagctttaatttcatttttatctgAAATATCCATTGGtaaattattgaattctCCTTTTTctataaattcttttaactTGTCAAAATCTGAAGAAGATGCCAATAAATTTCTTAAATATCTATAAAATAGTAAATGATTATCATATAAAGTAAATTCACGTGtatattgttttaaataggCTTCAATAATTTCCAgaattttattaacattatttttaatcattttttttttaatttctttagtcatttttattatttatatttaatatgcatctaaaaataaaataaaacaaaaaaaaaaaaaaattaaagcgtgaaaaaaaaaaaaaaaaaaaaaaaaaaatttaattcgaaaaattaaaaaaaaagtgaagtttcattattttatttttatttttatttttttgtttatttttttatttttttaataatatatattttaaatatttaatttttttttttttaaaaaaataaataattattgttttaataattcccATTTTGCATCAGAGAAAATTAAAGATCTAACATTTTGAATATAGTTAagtaaattttgattttcaaaaagTATTGAACGAATTGGAGTATCAACTGGtacataataaatttgagccaatgttgaaaataatgagATATCTGCCATTGATAAATGGtcaccaaaaataaaagtttttgaacctaataaatttgaaagtgAGTTTAAATCTGATTTGAAAACTGAAACCACTTCATCTAAACTGAAATTACCAACTTGggttttatatttttgaattgaCACTTGGTTTATAGCCTTATGAGCAAATGATCTAAAAATTGGATTTTGAATAC comes from Dictyostelium discoideum AX4 chromosome 2 chromosome, whole genome shotgun sequence and encodes:
- the cpiC gene encoding cystatin A3, which encodes MTGGISPHPINATPEIQEITNTVKEQLEKKLGTNYSIFQAISYKKQLVNGMNYFIKVKTDNGYDHIRVYEAFKGTPNLVSVQQHKSLEDDITYF